A region from the Benincasa hispida cultivar B227 chromosome 12, ASM972705v1, whole genome shotgun sequence genome encodes:
- the LOC120067394 gene encoding secreted RxLR effector protein 161-like, whose product MTGCKLVDTPIEANAKLSNMSKSVPVSKERYQRLVGKLIYLSHTRPDISYAVSMVSQFMQSPYEEQMRVVECILRYLKTSPGKGLMFRKTEKRCIEAYIDVDWVGSVVDKKSTSGYCTFVWGNLVTWRSKKQGVVARSSVEAEYRVMSLGICEEIWLEKVLKDLDQEHTSPMKLYCNNKAAISIANNPI is encoded by the coding sequence ATGACGGGGTGCAAACTAGTTGATACCCCTATAGAAGCAAATGCAAAGTTAAGTAATATGAGTAAAAGTGTTCCAGTgagcaaagaaagatatcaGCGACTTGTTGggaaattaatatatctatcTCATACTAGACCCGACATCTCTTATGCAGTGAGTATggtaagtcagttcatgcagtCTCCATACGAAGAACAAATGAGGGTAGTAGAGTGCATTTTGAGATATCTGAAAACCTCTCCAGGGAAAGGCTTAATGTTTAGGAAAACTGAAAAACGATGTATCGAAGCTTACATCGATGTTGATTGGGTAGGATCTGTAGTAGACAAAAAATCAACATCAGGGTATTGTACCTTTGTGTGGGGCAACCTTGTTACATGGAGAAGCAAAAAACAAGGTGTTGTTGCCAGAAGTAGTGTCGAGGCAGAATACAGGGTCATGAGTCTGGGAATCTGTGAAGAGATCTGgcttgaaaaagttttgaaagacCTTGATCAAGAGCATACCAGTCCAATGAAACTCTACTGTAATAATAAAGCAGCCATAAGCATAGCAAATAACCCTATTTAA